Genomic segment of Drosophila biarmipes strain raj3 chromosome 2L, RU_DBia_V1.1, whole genome shotgun sequence:
GGAGATTGACCAACAGTTGCATGAGTTATGCGAAGTATACGTGTTAACAGCAAAACAGGAAGCCAGTATTGTTCCCGGAGAAGAACCCACAATATCCTATATTGTGAGACTGCAACATGTGCTTCATTCCATCACGAGGAATATAAACTTCCATAGCGACGCCAAGGAGGATCTGATATCAGTGGCACACCTTAAACTGTGCATCCAGGCCACCCAGGAGTTGTCCTACTATTCGCTTCGATGCCAGCTGCATAAGGATTTCTACAAGTCGCCCATTTTCCATGAGGCCCAAGGAAAGGTCAAGGCGAATTCTTCCCTGCTGCTCTTGAGCATTCAGTTCTTCGTAAATCTACTGCCTATCCGTCAGTTTCACTTAGCGAACTCTATGGAGCTGGTTCAAAGGGATCTCCTGGCGGCCATTATGAGTCTACGTGTGGAGGAGGACTCCGAGCATCTGGAAAAGGCAATATCCTATCTCTGGCAACAAGAATCCAAAGCGGATTTCTTCCGACACATCTTGCTCTTGAAAGCAACCCCTCTCTGCACCCCTCTGGCTAACATATTGCACCATCAACTCCTCGGAAAGCTAAACTCACCCCATGGATTTTCTAGCTTTGTAGATGCGCTGCAACAAACTCCTAATGTGAGTCCTACAAGAAATGCGGAAATTGTGGCCAGCATTGTGGCTAGGAAAGGTTTCTTTCAACTTGCGCAAGAGAAGATGATCCTCCAGGTGCTAGAGTATTGTAAATTCTACCTCCAGGACCCGGACAAAATGTGTGCCGGTGTCTTATCCCTCAGAAGGCTATACAACTTAAATAACACAAACCAGAAGCAAATAGAGAAGACATTATCCAAACATTGGGAAAATCTTATAAACCCAGAAGATGTTATTAGTGGCCTTATCCTGATGGAACACCATGAACTCTGCAATCGCATCCTCTTGTGGCAGCATCTTTTCTGCTCCTCCAGCGTGGCTTGTTTACCCAGTAACCTACTAATTCCTTACCTCCCCCTGCTCCTCCAACTTTACGATGGCCTACCATTAGAGCTACCAGCAACATCGCAGCTTTCTGGGATTATTTCACGTTGTTTAGATAATAGAGAACGGGAAAAGGAACTGGCAGAAGTTCTTCAAAGACTTTTTAAGTGGGAAGTCCAAGAAGAGCCTCCTTGGAAAAGCTTACACCCGCGAATTCTTATTCTGCCTTCCTCGAACATCAATGAAATTCAGGTTAAAGTGGCCCATAAAGATCACCAAGTGGATCACGAAATGGGCAGGATTTTGCCCGGAATGCTTTTATCGAGCTCTCATCTTGCCCTTACGTGCAATGTTTTCCTTGCGCTTTTGGGTTTTATGGGAAACCAGTTGAAGCAGAAGTCTGCAGCCGGCGTTGATTTTATCTCTTCGGAAACGGAGCTCAAGGACTTTTTGCACTCCAAGTATCAACTAAAACTAGACTTGCTCATCGCGCTGAACCAAATGGTCGCTCACCAACCGTTGAGAGCACAGCTCGCCCTGCACACCAAGGAGTTCCTGCGTATACTAAAAGATTTGTTGGTCCATCAGTCTGGTCAACAGGAGACCATGGACCATATTCTGCTCATTGTCCTAAATCTTTTGCAGGAACTCCTCGAGGGCAGTGAAGATCTTCAGCTCTCCGAAGGCACTAAAGAACTGAAGGAGCAATTGCAGCAGTTGGGTTTACAATCCTCTAACCCTCTCGTCCAGCAATCAGTAAAATCCTTACTTACTATTATTCAAGGAGCTTGGCGACCAAGTGAGGCAATCAAGATGCAACCATTTCAAAAAGCTCGATCCCTGATAGAGGAAAAGCAATCCCATTTGCAAGTGTATGGCATTCAAATGATGATCGAATTGCTCAAGAAAAAAAATCCCGCGGTCATGTCACAGGGTCATCTTATTATAGCCTTGGCCCTGACCACCCTGAAGGATAAGGAATCGTACACTTTCCTCAATTGTGTTCGGCTTTTTGTGTCGTTAGTTCATGTAATGGAGTCCGAAGTGCTGGACAAGCTGAGTGACGAGTACTTGTCAGAGACGGCTGAGTTGGACTACCGACTAGTTGTGGGGGAAGCTGTTTTGAAAGTCGCTCAGGAGCTAGGTGAGTTTTGTTCTAGAGAATTTAAGTTCTCAACCTGAAATGGCTTTCCTTCCAGGTCCACTTTGCTATCGATACAAAGTTGTTTTGCTCAACTGCTTTATGCACGGCTCACGCTCTCCCCTTCACGAATTTCGGATGTCAGCGTTCGCCAATCTCGCGCAGCTTTGTCGCCTGTTGGCCTATCAGGTGCAGAACTTCTTCCAGGAGCTACTTCAACTGGTAAATAACGAACTTAGCACCGGAAGCTTTGTGCCCGCTAAGCGAGCAGCTGTCTTGGTATTAGCTGAACTGTTAAATGGCATGGACAACCTACTGGACTACCAGGACA
This window contains:
- the LOC108034042 gene encoding transport and Golgi organization protein 6; this encodes MINTAKCFALLESLKFNKALANKANNNSETPAALRNNLLILEKYAKLEIDQQLHELCEVYVLTAKQEASIVPGEEPTISYIVRLQHVLHSITRNINFHSDAKEDLISVAHLKLCIQATQELSYYSLRCQLHKDFYKSPIFHEAQGKVKANSSLLLLSIQFFVNLLPIRQFHLANSMELVQRDLLAAIMSLRVEEDSEHLEKAISYLWQQESKADFFRHILLLKATPLCTPLANILHHQLLGKLNSPHGFSSFVDALQQTPNVSPTRNAEIVASIVARKGFFQLAQEKMILQVLEYCKFYLQDPDKMCAGVLSLRRLYNLNNTNQKQIEKTLSKHWENLINPEDVISGLILMEHHELCNRILLWQHLFCSSSVACLPSNLLIPYLPLLLQLYDGLPLELPATSQLSGIISRCLDNREREKELAEVLQRLFKWEVQEEPPWKSLHPRILILPSSNINEIQVKVAHKDHQVDHEMGRILPGMLLSSSHLALTCNVFLALLGFMGNQLKQKSAAGVDFISSETELKDFLHSKYQLKLDLLIALNQMVAHQPLRAQLALHTKEFLRILKDLLVHQSGQQETMDHILLIVLNLLQELLEGSEDLQLSEGTKELKEQLQQLGLQSSNPLVQQSVKSLLTIIQGAWRPSEAIKMQPFQKARSLIEEKQSHLQVYGIQMMIELLKKKNPAVMSQGHLIIALALTTLKDKESYTFLNCVRLFVSLVHVMESEVLDKLSDEYLSETAELDYRLVVGEAVLKVAQELGPLCYRYKVVLLNCFMHGSRSPLHEFRMSAFANLAQLCRLLAYQVQNFFQELLQLVNNELSTGSFVPAKRAAVLVLAELLNGMDNLLDYQDMLLPIYRLLRAIESEESCDPQMRQHAANGLKILNEKCRKLIQSSLEENSLQKQIKVLGIRDEVSPQRKNRHILELN